The Candidatus Eremiobacteraceae bacterium nucleotide sequence GACGCCAGGCGTGCCGACGCCGTCGGCTGCGTGATTGTCGACCTCGGACATGCGCGGCCTCCCGAAGTCCGGTTACGAATTCTTGATCGAGCGATTTCCGCGCTCGCGCACGAGTCAGGTTAGCCCGTGCGACGACGCCCCGTCTGGACGGCGATGCTCGCTTCGCCGATCCTGACCGTCGACCTCACCGTCGGCCGTGACGGCCTGCCGTCTATGAGAATCCCGTGCGGAACGAACGTGACGCTCGCCTGCGTCTCGCGCGCCGCGAACGACGCCTTGAGCGCCTTGCCGATTGCGAACGTAAAGCTGGCCGGCATGAACTTGTGGGCCCTGTCGCTGCGTATCCCGGTGCCGAAGAGCGAGAGGGTGCCGACGAAGAACGGGCTCTTCGGATCCGGTTGGGCGCCTTTGGACAAGCCGAAGTAGACGTCCCAGACGGCGCCGGGCTGCGACGACGCCTCGACGTCGCCGAGCTGGAGCAAGAGCGTCTCATGCGGCGACGCGAGCGCGGGCGCCAATCTAGCGCGCAGGTCGCGCAAATTCACGGCGAAGGACGACGGCTTCGACCCGAGCGTCACCGGCGGGATCGGCAAATGGACGAGCGTCTCCGTGAGATAGTAGGTCGGCGGCAAATGGAAGGTCGGGGGACAGTACTGGTTGACTTGCGCCGGCTCCCCTTCATATAGGTAGCCGAGCTGAAAGGCGGCGCGAAGGACGTCGCACCCGGTCATCGTCACCGGGTCCCCGCTCTCGTTGAAGAAGGTAAATGTCTTCGAGCGCCAGGCCGCGTCCGACGTCGGGTCGGACCTTCCCCCGCCCTGGGCGAGCCATAGGTTCCAAAGCCGATCGATGTTGCAGTGATGCAGGTAGAAGATCGGATCTTGCGCGGCCGTCGGCACGGACCCCATCCAACCCCCGACGTCGACGTGCACGTCGCCGTGCGGCGTTCCCTGTATGACCGAATCGGCCGTGGTAAAATCGCCGAACGCGAATGCTCCGCTATAGTCGACGTCGGTCGCGGGTAGCGAGCCGGCGCCGCTGTTCATCGCCGGGTCCCGATTGGGCGTGTAGAGTTCGCTCGACGTTTCGCGGAACGTCGCCGGCAACTGCCGTTGCGCAGGCGACGACCAGTTCCAGTACGGCAGCGCCCAGCAGTCGTCGCCGCACATCGAGCGGCAAATCCGCTCGAACCAGTAGAGATACATTCGATGCCACGACCAGAAGAAGTACGTGCCGTGCTCGCAGGTGTTCCACGAAGGCCTCGCCGGCGTCGCGAACGTGCCGTGGATGGCCGCTTGATAAGTCCAGCTCCTCGGGTCCGACGGCGGCAGCGCTCGCATCTGCCTGACCGCCGTTCGATACGCGAGGATCGCCGGGTCGGCGGCCGACATCCCGCCGACGTCGCGACGGACGTATACGGTTGCGCCGAGGGCTCTCAGGCCGTGCCCGGGCTGCACGAGCACAGTGAGCGTCGCCGCGCCGGTCATTCCCACGAAATTGGCGCGAGAGATGTGCGGCCGCATTTTGGCCCCCATTGACGGCGGCGCCGACGGCTCGAACGGCAAGGGCCGATCGCGCCTTGACAAGCCGAGCTTCCGCGTCGGCTACCGTTCATCGCAAGTATAAGATTCCGTCTTGAACTTGCAACTGGGGAAGTCCCCAGTCCTAAAGCCCTTCGAATCAAAAGTGACGTCGGCCAGCCTTTGCGGCTTGGTTCTCCGCGAGCGCCGCCCGGACGCACGTTCGGCGGCTGGTCGCGGGGACCGAGTCCAAGCGCTAAAACTTAGGGATTCCCCCGTGTTCGGGCGCGGATCGATATGCTACGTTCTGTGTCTCGACGCCGGCACTCGAGAAGCCGACGCGGCTTTGGCGCGGCCGAAGCGCCAAGATCAAGGGGTCGTCCGTTCATGCCGACTGTTCGAGGTACGCAACCGACTCTTCACAAGATATCGAGGTACGGCTGGATACCGGACCTTCCCGACAAGCGCGACGTTCCGTACGCGACGCTGATGAAAGCGGCGCCGCTGCCCGCGTCGGTCGACTTGACGGCGAAATGCCCTCCGGTATACGATCAGGGCCAACTCGGAAGCTGCACGGCGAACGCGATCGGGGCGGCGCTCGAGTTCGATCAGAAGATATCGCCGTTCGTCCCCTCTCGCCTTTTTATCTACTATAACGAGCGAGCCATCGAAGGAACCGTCCCCAGCGACAACGGCGCGCAGATTCGCGACGGCATAAAGTCCGTCAGCTCGCAGGGCGCATGCGACGAGGTGCTTTGGCCGTACAACGTATCGGAGTTCGCGGTTACGCCAACGCCGCCGTGCTACGCCGCTGCGCTCAAGTTCACCGCGACGAACTACTACAGCATCGACCAAGACCTCACGCAGATGAAGACCTGCCTCGCGGAAGGGTTCCCCTTCGTCTTCGGGTTTACGGTCTACGACGCGTTCGAAAGCGCGGCGGTCGCGGCAAACGGGGTCCTGGACCTGCCGGGGCCCGACGAGCACGTCATCGGCGGGCATGCGGTTCTCGCGGTCGGGTATGACGAGGCCTCGCAGCGTGTGCGTGTTCGCAACTCGTGGGGCGCCGGCTGGGGACAGGCCGGTTACTTCACCATGCCTTACGCCTACATCACCGATCCGAACCTTGCAACCGATTTTTGGACCATCCGCCTGACTTCCGAGTAAGACATGGCGATTGAAACCATCGTCGTCCTCATGCTCGAGAACCGGTCGTTCGACCATTTCTTTGGCTACTTACAAGGCCCGGGGTACGACGTCGACGGCCTGACGCAGACCGAAGTCAACTACCTCGATCCGGTCCATCAGACCGGACGGGTCCGTGTTTCGGATGACGCGCCCTACGTTCCCGACGTCGATCCGAGCCCGGGCCATGAGTTCGCGAACGTCGCAGTCCAGCTGCACGGCCCGTCCGGGTCGACGGGCCTTGCATCGAACGTCGGCTTCGTCTGCGACTACGCTTCCGTGGCCGGCGCGGCCAAGGCCGGCGCCGTCATGCGCTGCTTCAGCCCGAAACGATTGCCCGTCGTCACGACGCTTGCCCGCGAGTTCGCCATCTGCAAGGCTTGGTTCTCGTCGCTGCCCGGTCCGACGTGGCCCAACCGGTTCTTCGCCCACTGCGCGACGTCGGGAGGGTACGTCGACGGCGCGTTGACGCGCGAATATACGATGCGGACGCTCTATCAAAACCTGAGCGCGGCCGGCGTCAACTGGCGCGTCTACTACCACGACATGCCCCAGTCGCTCGCGCTGCTGCACCAACGGCAGTACTTCGCCGCGAAGTACGAGCTGTACGGCCAGGCCTTCGTCCGCGACTGCGAAGAGGGGCGGCTTCCCCAGTACTCGTTCATCGAACCGCGCTACTTCAACGAGGGCAGCTCGCGCGCGAACGACCAGCACCCGATTCATGGCGTCGTCAACGGCGAGCTGCTCGTCGCCGAGGTCTACGAAGCCCTGCGCGCCTCGCCCCAGTGGGATAACGCCATGCTCATCGTCACGTGGGACGAAAACGGAGGTTTCTACGACCATGTGCCGCCGGTAGCGGCGACGCCGCCCGACGATCAAACGCAGCAGTTCGATTTCGCGTCGTACGGCGTCCGCGTGCCCGCGATCGTTGTCTCGCCGCTCATCGCATCGCGCACGATCGATCCCGACGTGCACGATCACGCGTCCATCCCGGCGACGGCCAAAGAGGCGTTCGCGCTCCCCGAATACCTCACGAAACGAGATGCCGATGCGAAAAGCGTGACCGCACTGTGCAGCCTGAAGCAGCCGCGGCGAGACGCTCCTTCGCGTCTCCCTCGACCGAGCGCCGACGCCATGGTGGCGAGCGCGGCCGCAAGTTTCGAATCGCAGTCGCTGAACGATCTGCAAGTCGAGCTGCTCGCGCTGGCGAGGGAATTGGGCGGCGTCGGCTCGCCCAGGAACACGATGATCGCGGCTCCGCCGGTTTCGCAAGCGGCCGCGGCCGCGGAAATTCGCGCGCATCTTGATCGCTTCAGGGCGTCCTTGACCTAGATGAGCGCGCGAACTTGGTTGCCTTGCGCAGTCGGAGGCCGTCCATGAGCCAGCCGCTCGATCCCGCGGCCGCCGTAAGGTACGGCGAATTCGTCATCGACGCGTACGCGATGTATCAGGGGAATCAATCAAGCCTGACTCCCGCGCCGATCGTGCCTGCTGGCTGGGCGCTCGTCGCCTGGATCCAAATGTCCGATTTCGTGCTGTTCAATTCGACGCCGAAATTTTACGGCTACATCGCGCGCAACGCGAACAGTCCCGATCAGCACCTCATCGTGATCCGCGGCACCGTCGGCTGGGTCGAATGGATAGACGACTGTTCGATTCTCAAGGTTCCTTTCGCGCAGGCGCCGGGCGCGGGCCGAGTCGCCTACGGATTCGACAAGATCTACTCGACCATGAACGTAGTGCCGAAGACGTCGACGCTCGCCAAGACCCTCGCCGTGTCGCCGTCTCAAACCTTGACCGGCTCCTTCGGCGAGCAGGTCGACCAGCTCGTGGCCGCGCGTCCGCGAAGCGCTGCTCTCCCTCCCGACGCAGTCGAGCCGCCACCCTCGCTCGTCGTCACGGGTCACAGCCTCGGCGCCGCCCTGTGCACGCTCTACGTCATGGAGCACGCCGCGAAGAAACAGGCCGGCGCGCCGACGATCTGCACGTTCGCGTCGCCGCGCGTCGGCGACTCCGTCTTCGTCGCCGCGTTCAATGCGCTCGCTTTGACCTCGTGGAGAATCGTCAACGTCCAAGATTTGGTCCCAGGCCTGCCTCCTCCGCTCCTGGGCTATGCGCACGTCGACTGCGAGACGGCCAAAGATTCTAACGGGCTGGTGCAGTGGACTCCGACGTGCTGGCACGTGATGGAAACCTACCTGGCCCTCCTGGACGGTTCCCTGAAGCCCGGCTCCGATTGCGCGCTCAGCGCTCAAGATCTCGCATCGGTTCGGTCGCAATAGTCAAATGCGCATTTCAAAACGTCGGTACTGGTACCGTGAGCAACCTCGAAAGACTTCGCTCCTTTTCGTTCCCGGGAGTCGCCTCGAGGTCTTTTTGCGCGCAATCGCTATGATAGGTCTACGAAAGTCACTGGCAAACAATGCGAAATCGTGTACGTGTGGTTGACGACGTCATCCGGATTGTCTTGCTTGCCTTGGGAGCCTTGATTCTGCTCCTGGCTACAGTTTCGTATGTTCAGTTCTGTTACCAAGAGATCACGGGATCCGGTCAAGTTATTATCGACCCTCTTTCGGTCGTCAATGACGAGGGAACGCGTAACGACACCCTCGGCACAGCTCTTGCACAGATGCTGCAGTCAGACCTCGAATCCCGTGCAAGTGAATTCCAAGCCGCTCAGAAGGAATTGGCGCTGACCGCGCCGCCAGATTCGCCAGTCGCAACAGGATCCTCGTCCATGCCCTCGCGCGCGGAGGTCGTCGGAAACGTGCGAGGTTGGACTCCCGATGTGCCGCTGAAAATGTCCCTCCTCAGAAGGATCAACACCGGCCTACTCCAGCCCATAGACATGAAGCTCTCGGTCGCGGGCATGGACGTCGGCGGAATCTTGCCCTGGCTCCAGAGGTTACTGACCAGCAGGCGTACCTTGCATTTTACTCTTTATTCGCACGCGGACGAAACGGAGGTCTTCGGTTCAATCGCTGCGTTAGGAGTCGACGGTCCAGGGATTAGGCTTCTCGTACACGGCGAAGACGGAAAAGCCCCTTCATCGAGAGTCGTTGTGGATCGACTGGCTTATGAGATTTTTCGACAGAAGCTAGCGAGCGATGCACCCACGGGAAAGGTCGATCTGCTGAAGCCAGAGGAGTTTGTCAGCCTGGCCAGCGCGATCGTCAAAGCCGGAGACGCAAACCGAGAGTCTGTCGGCGGACGTCCAGTGAAAGATGATTTCCTCGAAATACTTCCTGATGTCACAAAGCTTTGTGACGCGGTCCCGAGATGGACGGAACTTGCGTACTTTGCGGGCTGGATTGCCGACAAGGGCTCCGACCCCGGTACGGCCATACAGTTCTATAAACAGGTCCTCAGTCAAACCGATGCCGTGCAGAGTCCCGACCTTTACAAGTACCTCAGTTCCCATGTCGCGGAGCTTGAAGCGGCCGTTGCCCCAAGTGGATCGGCGGTTCCCGAGAAGGCAAACTGGTCGGTTGACTATACACCCTATGTGCGAGAGATTCGCGACAGCGGACAGGAGGGAAGCGTCGTAGGCCAGGCTTTGGCGACCGCGATGGAAATGCAAATCAAACGAAGTCTTCATAAGGACGTCGAAATAAGCCCGCGCTACATCTACTACGCAGCGAGGCTGGTTGAGGGTACCGTAAATCTGGATAGCGGGGCGCGGATCGCGGATGCCGTCGATGCACTTGCAAAGCAGGGAGCAGTCGAAGAAGCCGTATGGCCCTACAAGGCAGGAGAGTACGCGGCAACTCCTCCGGACGCCGTCAGCACCGCCGCAAGATGGCGGCTCATCCAACCTAAGTCCCTGAAGGGACTGGACGCAATCATAAAGGCCTTGAGAGACGACGGTCCCGTGGTCGTGGGCATCGCGATGTACCAGGAAAGCATGTCGGCCCAAGCCGCCAAGACCGGAGTAATCCCGCTCCCTCAAAAGTCCTCATCCGCGATCGGCGGTCACGCGATTGTGCTCGTCGCATACGATGATCAAAGGAAGGAATTCAAGTTCGTCAACGATTGGGGACAGAGCTGGGGCGACAAAGGTTACGGGTATCTATCCGAGGACTACATCCAAGAGTATTCGTCCGATGCCTGGATCTTCAAGCATGTAGTGCGGCAATCCACGTAGTCTACGCCTGGTTCGAACGAATGACCCGTAAGCCGGCGAGCCCGACGTCGACGCCAGGCGCTCCGCGAGCGGGCGCTTCAGTCGGACGGAAACCGTCCGTAGCCGCTCGCGTCGTCGCGAACGCACCGCTTGAGGATCGGATCGCAGCGGAAGCCCGGCTTGCAGCCGCCCGTGACCGCGTAGCACGTGCAGCAAGGCTTTCCGTCCTTGCCGATGACCCCGAAGCCGCGGCACGGCTTGTCCGCGATGCGCGTGCCGTGAAGCCCGTTCTTGTAGTTCGGCGCGCACGAGCCGCGGCTCGGCACGGGAGTGGCTCTCCGCAGCATCGGACCGGCCGACGCAAGCCTCGCGAACGTAGGAACGCCCTTCGACACCGCGTCTATCTGCGGTCCCTTGGCGCTTTGCGCGTGCTGCGCGCAACTTCCAAGCGCGATCGAAGCCGCAATCATGAGCGCGGTCTTGGCCGCTCGAATGTCCATCATGCACCTCCGCGTCGACGGATCAATAGGTATAGGACGATTCTTGCAGGTGCTGCGCGTCGGCGGTGAAGCCCCAACGCTCGGTGCAGCCCGCCGACGAATCGGTCAGGAATCGCATCCACACGCCCCTCGTCTGATTGAACCCCGCCAGGATGAACGCGTCGTAATCCCCCCAGTAGCCCCGCTCGTCCGAACAGACCGGCGCGTTCTGGATGATGTCTATCGGGAAAATGAAGGCGTTGCCGTTCGCCAAGTACCCGAGCGTGGTTCGCGAAACGTTGGTCGAACTCTCCGAGCCCCAGTGATAGTCCCATGACGCCTGCCACGTCGGCGCAAAACCGATCGTCCCCACGAATGCGGTCACGTCCGGATCGTAGACGTCGATGGCGGAGTTTCCAGGCCCCTGTCCTTGGAACTTCCAACCGGGAACGTCGTTGCAGGACGACAAATCGGCGCTGCACGCGGTCGCTTCCACATAGAGATGACCGGTCGAGTCGTAGGTCGTGTACAGAAGTCGAATCGCGTCGTCGCCGCCGGGCGACGAGGATCCGATGTCGTAGCCGAACTGCTGCGCCGTCCTCACGGTGAGTTCCGAGCCGAGGAGCGTCGTACCGAAGCGGACATCAGGATAGAGCGCCGATACGCCGCTGACCCTCACGGGGTTCGCATTCCATGACCCGTTGACGTAACGGTTCATGTAGACGTAGTACAGCTGGTTGCCGTTCGGGTCCGTCCCCCCGACTTCTTGGGCGGCGACGTACAACGCGCCGTCCGGACCCGGGCGCAACAGCGGATGCGACGCGGCCACGAGGTTCGGAAACGGCGCGGGCAACATCTGAAACGACCCGTTCTCGTTCGGGCTTCGCCACACGTCGATCTGTCCGGTCGCCACGTCGGTGTACGAGGCGTATACGGCGCCTTCGGAATCGGATGCCATGCTGCCGCCGTCGTAGAAGTTGCCGAGCGGGGAATCCGGCACGTCCGGGACGTTCGTCTTGTTCGTCAGGCATTGATAGTTCGCGAACGTCTTGCCTCCGTCCACCGACTTCGCCAGGCAAGCGCCGCCGATGTACGATTCCCGCCCGTCGCCGTAGTAGAAGTAGCCGCGTATGCCGCCTTTGGGAAACT carries:
- a CDS encoding tyrosinase family protein, which gives rise to MRPHISRANFVGMTGAATLTVLVQPGHGLRALGATVYVRRDVGGMSAADPAILAYRTAVRQMRALPPSDPRSWTYQAAIHGTFATPARPSWNTCEHGTYFFWSWHRMYLYWFERICRSMCGDDCWALPYWNWSSPAQRQLPATFRETSSELYTPNRDPAMNSGAGSLPATDVDYSGAFAFGDFTTADSVIQGTPHGDVHVDVGGWMGSVPTAAQDPIFYLHHCNIDRLWNLWLAQGGGRSDPTSDAAWRSKTFTFFNESGDPVTMTGCDVLRAAFQLGYLYEGEPAQVNQYCPPTFHLPPTYYLTETLVHLPIPPVTLGSKPSSFAVNLRDLRARLAPALASPHETLLLQLGDVEASSQPGAVWDVYFGLSKGAQPDPKSPFFVGTLSLFGTGIRSDRAHKFMPASFTFAIGKALKASFAARETQASVTFVPHGILIDGRPSRPTVRSTVRIGEASIAVQTGRRRTG
- a CDS encoding C1 family peptidase → MPTVRGTQPTLHKISRYGWIPDLPDKRDVPYATLMKAAPLPASVDLTAKCPPVYDQGQLGSCTANAIGAALEFDQKISPFVPSRLFIYYNERAIEGTVPSDNGAQIRDGIKSVSSQGACDEVLWPYNVSEFAVTPTPPCYAAALKFTATNYYSIDQDLTQMKTCLAEGFPFVFGFTVYDAFESAAVAANGVLDLPGPDEHVIGGHAVLAVGYDEASQRVRVRNSWGAGWGQAGYFTMPYAYITDPNLATDFWTIRLTSE
- a CDS encoding alkaline phosphatase family protein, whose translation is MAIETIVVLMLENRSFDHFFGYLQGPGYDVDGLTQTEVNYLDPVHQTGRVRVSDDAPYVPDVDPSPGHEFANVAVQLHGPSGSTGLASNVGFVCDYASVAGAAKAGAVMRCFSPKRLPVVTTLAREFAICKAWFSSLPGPTWPNRFFAHCATSGGYVDGALTREYTMRTLYQNLSAAGVNWRVYYHDMPQSLALLHQRQYFAAKYELYGQAFVRDCEEGRLPQYSFIEPRYFNEGSSRANDQHPIHGVVNGELLVAEVYEALRASPQWDNAMLIVTWDENGGFYDHVPPVAATPPDDQTQQFDFASYGVRVPAIVVSPLIASRTIDPDVHDHASIPATAKEAFALPEYLTKRDADAKSVTALCSLKQPRRDAPSRLPRPSADAMVASAAASFESQSLNDLQVELLALARELGGVGSPRNTMIAAPPVSQAAAAAEIRAHLDRFRASLT
- a CDS encoding lipase family protein, whose protein sequence is MSQPLDPAAAVRYGEFVIDAYAMYQGNQSSLTPAPIVPAGWALVAWIQMSDFVLFNSTPKFYGYIARNANSPDQHLIVIRGTVGWVEWIDDCSILKVPFAQAPGAGRVAYGFDKIYSTMNVVPKTSTLAKTLAVSPSQTLTGSFGEQVDQLVAARPRSAALPPDAVEPPPSLVVTGHSLGAALCTLYVMEHAAKKQAGAPTICTFASPRVGDSVFVAAFNALALTSWRIVNVQDLVPGLPPPLLGYAHVDCETAKDSNGLVQWTPTCWHVMETYLALLDGSLKPGSDCALSAQDLASVRSQ
- a CDS encoding C1 family peptidase, whose product is MVDDVIRIVLLALGALILLLATVSYVQFCYQEITGSGQVIIDPLSVVNDEGTRNDTLGTALAQMLQSDLESRASEFQAAQKELALTAPPDSPVATGSSSMPSRAEVVGNVRGWTPDVPLKMSLLRRINTGLLQPIDMKLSVAGMDVGGILPWLQRLLTSRRTLHFTLYSHADETEVFGSIAALGVDGPGIRLLVHGEDGKAPSSRVVVDRLAYEIFRQKLASDAPTGKVDLLKPEEFVSLASAIVKAGDANRESVGGRPVKDDFLEILPDVTKLCDAVPRWTELAYFAGWIADKGSDPGTAIQFYKQVLSQTDAVQSPDLYKYLSSHVAELEAAVAPSGSAVPEKANWSVDYTPYVREIRDSGQEGSVVGQALATAMEMQIKRSLHKDVEISPRYIYYAARLVEGTVNLDSGARIADAVDALAKQGAVEEAVWPYKAGEYAATPPDAVSTAARWRLIQPKSLKGLDAIIKALRDDGPVVVGIAMYQESMSAQAAKTGVIPLPQKSSSAIGGHAIVLVAYDDQRKEFKFVNDWGQSWGDKGYGYLSEDYIQEYSSDAWIFKHVVRQST